The following coding sequences are from one Novosphingobium sp. Gsoil 351 window:
- a CDS encoding LysR family transcriptional regulator, producing MFDWNDLRHFLAVARSGSTLAASRTLRVSQATVSRRVSTLEETLGTPLFARSASGYELTSRGRAVLPLAEAVEAAVIGFDEAVKAETRRLSGKVMLTTVESAANSWIIPALAQLREVHPEISVEIVTSDLPLDLARGDADVAIRFGRKPTQESLVVRHLTDLEECFYASREMVTRLGRPCTHAELASYPMVGYSDERLGDIGEWIAANVPNARYVQRANALSSIVAAVRAGVGAAVLPTIMGDDIRNLVRLMPPIPPKSTCWLVTTDAARRQPHVRAVIDCVVAQVEATMRRGPADEARYA from the coding sequence TTGTTTGACTGGAACGATCTGCGCCATTTTTTGGCGGTGGCGCGCAGCGGCAGCACGCTGGCGGCTTCGCGCACGCTGCGGGTGAGCCAGGCAACAGTCTCGCGACGGGTCTCTACGCTGGAGGAGACGCTGGGCACCCCGCTGTTCGCGCGCAGCGCCAGCGGTTACGAACTCACGTCGCGCGGCCGCGCGGTCTTGCCGCTGGCCGAGGCGGTCGAGGCCGCCGTGATCGGCTTTGACGAAGCGGTGAAGGCGGAGACCCGCCGATTGTCGGGCAAGGTGATGCTGACCACGGTCGAGTCCGCCGCGAATTCCTGGATTATCCCGGCGCTTGCGCAGCTGCGTGAGGTCCATCCCGAAATCTCGGTGGAGATCGTCACCAGCGACCTCCCGCTCGATCTGGCGCGCGGCGACGCCGACGTGGCTATCCGCTTCGGACGCAAACCGACGCAGGAATCGCTGGTCGTGCGCCACCTCACCGATCTCGAGGAATGTTTCTACGCGAGTCGCGAAATGGTCACCCGGTTGGGGCGGCCTTGCACTCACGCCGAGCTCGCATCCTACCCGATGGTCGGTTATTCGGACGAGCGGCTGGGCGACATCGGCGAGTGGATTGCGGCCAATGTCCCCAATGCCCGGTATGTCCAGCGCGCCAACGCGCTGTCGAGCATCGTGGCCGCGGTTCGCGCGGGCGTCGGGGCGGCGGTGCTGCCCACGATCATGGGCGACGACATCCGCAATCTCGTCCGCCTGATGCCGCCTATCCCGCCCAAATCGACCTGCTGGCTGGTCACCACCGACGCCGCCCGCCGGCAGCCGCACGTGCGCGCGGTGATCGACTGCGTCGTGGCACAAGTCGAGGCTACGATGCGGCGCGGGCCTGCGGATGAGGCGCGCTATGCTTGA
- a CDS encoding S41 family peptidase has translation MVSLVAALASCGGGGSSGAPPVAVTPAPTSGATPTPTPTPSGCSLSERKAWALSQLQEWYLFPESLDTTVNPASYATVQDYIDALVAPARAQSKDRFFTHLASIAEENAFFNSGSSAGFGIRLTYDTTAKRVFVVEAFEGAPALSAGIDRGTEIVAIGTSAGNLQTVTALMQSGGAQAVVDALGPTTAGTTRVLRVITNGAQLDLTVTKADYALLPVSSRYGVKVIDNGGTKVGYVNLRTFIDTADPALRNAFATFKSQGVTQVIVDLRYNGGGLVSIAELFGDLMGADKVGQTFSFTTFRASKSSNNDSDNFSALSQAIAATKIAFIGTTGTASASELLINAFTPYLHANSALIGTNTFGKPVGQIALDKASCDDRLRPIAFRTENSAHQGDYYTGLASRVEATCSAGDDYTKQLGDPAEASVKVALDFLAGRTCNPISGGGQTTLAAGGNRNLVQPNAPSTLQREVPGAF, from the coding sequence ATGGTCAGTCTCGTAGCGGCGCTCGCGTCATGCGGCGGTGGCGGCAGCAGCGGCGCGCCGCCCGTCGCGGTAACCCCGGCACCTACCTCGGGTGCGACACCCACGCCGACGCCGACCCCCAGCGGATGCTCGCTCAGTGAACGCAAGGCCTGGGCGTTGAGCCAGCTTCAGGAATGGTACCTATTTCCAGAATCGCTGGACACCACGGTCAACCCGGCGAGCTATGCCACTGTACAGGACTACATCGACGCGCTGGTTGCTCCGGCACGCGCGCAGTCGAAGGACCGTTTCTTCACCCACCTCGCCTCGATCGCAGAGGAGAACGCGTTCTTCAATTCGGGTTCGAGCGCGGGATTTGGAATCCGCCTGACCTATGACACCACCGCCAAGCGGGTGTTCGTGGTCGAGGCTTTCGAGGGCGCGCCGGCGCTGTCCGCCGGAATCGATCGCGGGACCGAGATAGTCGCCATCGGCACGAGCGCGGGCAATCTCCAGACCGTCACCGCGCTGATGCAGTCGGGCGGCGCGCAGGCGGTGGTCGACGCGCTCGGCCCGACGACTGCGGGGACCACGCGCGTGCTGCGCGTTATCACTAACGGTGCCCAGCTGGATCTGACGGTCACCAAGGCGGACTATGCCCTGCTCCCGGTCTCATCGCGATATGGTGTCAAGGTCATCGACAACGGCGGCACCAAAGTCGGCTACGTCAACTTGCGCACGTTCATCGACACCGCCGATCCGGCGCTGCGCAACGCCTTCGCCACGTTCAAAAGCCAGGGCGTAACCCAAGTGATCGTCGATCTGCGCTATAACGGCGGAGGGCTGGTCTCGATCGCGGAGCTGTTCGGTGACTTGATGGGCGCGGACAAGGTCGGGCAGACGTTCAGTTTCACAACCTTCCGCGCGAGCAAGTCGAGCAACAACGACAGCGATAACTTCAGCGCGCTGAGCCAGGCGATCGCCGCGACCAAGATCGCGTTTATCGGTACCACCGGCACCGCCTCGGCAAGCGAGTTGCTGATCAACGCGTTCACGCCGTATCTACACGCCAACTCGGCGCTGATCGGGACCAACACCTTCGGCAAGCCCGTCGGCCAGATCGCGCTCGACAAGGCCTCGTGCGACGACCGCCTGCGCCCGATCGCTTTCCGCACCGAAAACTCCGCGCATCAGGGTGACTACTACACCGGGCTGGCAAGCCGGGTGGAGGCGACGTGCAGCGCTGGCGACGATTACACCAAACAGCTCGGCGATCCAGCCGAGGCCTCGGTCAAGGTGGCGCTCGATTTCCTGGCCGGGCGTACCTGTAACCCCATTTCGGGCGGCGGGCAGACCACGCTGGCGGCGGGCGGCAATCGCAATCTGGTTCAGCCCAACGCGCCGAGCACGCTCCAGCGCGAGGTGCCAGGGGCGTTCTAA
- a CDS encoding DoxX family protein produces the protein MARTTVRWLLAALYLTAGIFHVARPQPFLGITPHWVPWPVTVILLTGLAELAAVPALLQPWSRPLRRAAGIGLAVYAVCVYPANVNHMLIDLAKPDHGLGLAYHVPRLLAQPDVVWAALWAGEAIDWPFGRRRAQKA, from the coding sequence TTGGCCCGCACGACCGTCCGCTGGCTTCTTGCCGCGCTGTATCTGACGGCGGGTATCTTCCACGTTGCGCGTCCCCAGCCGTTTCTCGGCATCACTCCGCACTGGGTGCCGTGGCCCGTCACGGTGATTCTGCTGACCGGCTTAGCCGAACTAGCGGCGGTGCCAGCGCTGCTCCAGCCGTGGTCGAGACCGCTGCGCCGGGCCGCCGGGATCGGCCTGGCGGTCTACGCGGTCTGCGTCTATCCCGCCAACGTCAATCACATGCTGATCGATCTGGCCAAACCGGATCACGGCCTGGGGCTGGCCTATCATGTCCCCCGCTTGCTCGCGCAGCCGGATGTGGTGTGGGCCGCGTTGTGGGCCGGCGAAGCGATCGACTGGCCTTTTGGGCGGCGAAGGGCGCAAAAGGCATGA
- a CDS encoding adenylate/guanylate cyclase domain-containing protein gives MGKELGDTFVRFESDGQCFEVPVERLGVCGFGRSLSNTVVLTDTMASREHAIIRRNATGSCVLNDLGSTNGTRLNGRPVSVPTALNSGDVIQIGRQSIVFVQTNAPEKMVDPNAGRTQFLVEQQLVSVLVIDLRGYTPLSAKLGTVMAELMGEIFRQSGALLKEHNAWSTKFIGDAVMAVWVHPSNSLARADIVNAFDVISGYQEIFLMAQRQFKLAEPLKFGAGFNAGMASIGNIGSEGAADFTAMGEAVNIAFRLETATKEQGCDVLIAKEVFEALSDAYYVPGGLVPVDLKGYEEGHLALPLTFDQIGTVVDELLAAA, from the coding sequence TTGGGCAAGGAATTAGGCGACACTTTCGTTCGGTTCGAGAGCGACGGTCAATGCTTCGAGGTGCCGGTCGAGCGCCTGGGAGTGTGCGGCTTCGGGCGCTCGCTGTCGAACACCGTCGTCCTTACCGATACGATGGCCAGCCGCGAGCACGCGATCATTCGCCGCAACGCGACGGGTTCGTGCGTTCTCAACGATCTCGGGAGCACCAACGGCACCCGGCTCAACGGCCGCCCGGTTTCGGTGCCTACCGCGCTCAATTCGGGAGACGTGATCCAGATCGGTCGCCAGTCAATCGTCTTCGTCCAGACCAATGCGCCCGAAAAAATGGTCGATCCCAACGCCGGGCGGACCCAGTTCCTCGTCGAACAGCAGCTTGTCAGCGTGCTGGTGATCGACTTGCGCGGCTACACTCCGCTCTCAGCCAAGCTGGGTACGGTGATGGCCGAGCTGATGGGTGAAATTTTCCGCCAGTCGGGTGCGCTACTCAAGGAACACAACGCCTGGTCGACCAAGTTCATCGGCGACGCGGTGATGGCGGTGTGGGTGCACCCAAGCAACTCGCTCGCCCGCGCCGACATCGTCAACGCGTTCGACGTGATCAGTGGCTACCAGGAGATTTTCCTGATGGCCCAACGCCAGTTCAAGCTGGCCGAGCCGCTGAAGTTCGGCGCCGGATTCAACGCCGGGATGGCCAGCATCGGCAACATCGGCAGCGAAGGCGCAGCCGATTTTACGGCGATGGGAGAGGCGGTGAACATCGCCTTCCGGTTAGAGACCGCGACCAAGGAGCAGGGCTGCGACGTGTTGATCGCCAAGGAAGTGTTCGAGGCGCTCTCGGATGCCTATTACGTGCCCGGCGGATTGGTCCCGGTGGACCTTAAGGGCTATGAAGAAGGTCACCTCGCGCTTCCGTTGACCTTCGACCAGATAGGGACCGTGGTGGACGAGTTGCTAGCGGCGGCTTAG
- a CDS encoding cyclopropane-fatty-acyl-phospholipid synthase family protein, with the protein MWLLDQMLTRVIRKGRLVITDHNGKAYEYGPDALGLDGQGPIKVRLTDKGASAHIARYPQVGAGEAYMDGRMVIEPPHDIRDLVLFVTENGKKDGGEAFKAKGLLRKAGQALVARIDSINPPEKAARNAKHTYNLTRRLYELFLDEDRQYTMAYYRDPAANVSLEQAQLDKKAHLAAKMYIRPGMKVLDIGCGWGGFALYLNKHYGCEVLGVALAEDQIAFCKERAAALGVADKVKFELMDYRSVEGQFDRISSVGLLEHVGTPHYPIFYQHTNRLLKPDGVMLSHCCGRAGAPGFTDAWTRKYIFPGGYIPALSELVAQSEKAGWQVMDVEAMRFHYSHTLEEWYRRTVMHKDEIVDLYDERFYRMWQYYLAGAEQAFRNGKMVNWQLIYVKDRSAIPITRDWIVEESARLRASDVAPEWHLDPGLREAAE; encoded by the coding sequence ATGTGGCTGCTCGACCAAATGCTCACCCGGGTGATCCGCAAGGGTCGCCTCGTCATCACCGATCATAACGGCAAGGCCTATGAATACGGCCCCGATGCGCTGGGGCTCGACGGCCAGGGTCCGATCAAGGTGCGGCTGACCGACAAGGGCGCCTCCGCCCACATCGCGCGCTACCCTCAGGTCGGCGCGGGTGAGGCGTACATGGATGGGCGGATGGTCATCGAACCACCTCACGACATCCGCGATCTGGTGCTGTTCGTGACCGAGAATGGCAAGAAAGACGGCGGCGAGGCATTCAAGGCCAAGGGCCTGCTGCGCAAGGCCGGGCAAGCGCTGGTCGCCCGGATCGACAGTATCAACCCGCCCGAAAAGGCCGCGCGCAATGCCAAGCATACCTACAACCTGACTCGCCGCCTGTACGAGCTGTTCCTCGACGAAGACCGCCAGTACACGATGGCCTACTACCGCGATCCAGCGGCCAACGTCAGCCTCGAACAGGCGCAACTCGACAAGAAGGCGCACCTCGCCGCTAAGATGTACATCCGGCCCGGGATGAAAGTCCTGGACATCGGGTGCGGCTGGGGCGGGTTCGCGCTGTATCTCAACAAGCATTACGGATGCGAGGTGCTAGGCGTGGCGCTCGCCGAAGACCAAATCGCGTTCTGCAAGGAACGCGCCGCCGCACTGGGCGTGGCCGACAAGGTAAAGTTCGAACTCATGGACTACCGCTCGGTCGAGGGGCAATTCGACAGGATCAGCTCTGTTGGACTACTCGAACACGTCGGTACGCCGCATTATCCGATCTTCTACCAGCACACAAATCGCCTGCTGAAGCCCGACGGGGTTATGCTCAGCCACTGCTGCGGTCGCGCAGGAGCACCCGGCTTTACGGATGCCTGGACGCGGAAATACATTTTTCCCGGCGGCTATATCCCCGCGCTCAGCGAACTTGTCGCGCAGAGCGAGAAAGCCGGCTGGCAGGTGATGGATGTGGAAGCGATGCGCTTTCATTATTCGCACACGCTAGAGGAATGGTATCGCCGCACGGTGATGCACAAAGATGAGATCGTCGATCTCTACGACGAGCGGTTCTACCGGATGTGGCAGTATTATCTTGCTGGCGCGGAGCAAGCCTTCCGTAACGGCAAGATGGTCAACTGGCAGTTGATCTATGTGAAGGACCGCAGTGCCATCCCGATCACGCGGGATTGGATCGTGGAGGAAAGCGCGCGGTTACGGGCAAGCGATGTGGCGCCGGAGTGGCACCTGGACCCGGGGTTGCGCGAGGCGGCAGAGTAG
- a CDS encoding phosphatase PAP2 family protein translates to MARVYEAEAISGGLILAVSGAAIVLAQARGVYLDYVSFAPHYLVAAALIGLATTYRRLGRAPQISMTLMSCAIFVLFTNGGAVLNYLMIHPGSATIDPLLIRADAKIGFDWGAFAAAVSRLGWAANALGWVYKSSLIQLAAMILILGFSGRQVALHRFVLTGVLCSCFSIMIWSLAPSFGPSLYATLSPAVESRLGRVVDPVYTAQLRALLHDGVRTIDANSLIGLIAFPSMHTVMAAMAVWYARRTAIFWPLAILNLAMIPAILVHGGHHLVDVLGGLALFAMVAWRVARLVPDEPLAPALQVQTASGGRLIRIASILPPVFRPNSVPRS, encoded by the coding sequence ATGGCGCGGGTATATGAAGCGGAAGCAATCTCAGGCGGGCTGATCTTGGCCGTCTCCGGGGCGGCGATCGTGTTGGCGCAAGCCCGCGGCGTCTATCTCGATTACGTCAGCTTTGCGCCGCATTATCTCGTCGCCGCCGCACTGATCGGTCTCGCCACGACCTATCGCCGCCTAGGCCGCGCCCCGCAAATCTCGATGACCCTGATGAGCTGTGCGATCTTCGTCCTCTTCACAAACGGCGGTGCGGTCCTCAACTATCTGATGATCCATCCCGGAAGCGCGACAATTGATCCGCTGCTGATACGCGCCGATGCAAAGATAGGCTTCGACTGGGGAGCGTTCGCGGCAGCGGTTTCGCGTCTCGGCTGGGCGGCCAATGCTTTGGGCTGGGTCTACAAGTCGTCACTGATTCAGCTTGCGGCGATGATCCTCATTCTCGGGTTCAGCGGACGGCAGGTGGCGCTCCACCGGTTCGTCCTTACGGGCGTTCTGTGCAGTTGTTTCAGCATAATGATCTGGTCATTGGCCCCCAGCTTCGGACCGAGCCTCTATGCAACGCTTAGTCCGGCGGTGGAGTCGCGGCTCGGCCGGGTGGTTGACCCCGTCTATACCGCCCAACTGCGGGCACTTTTGCACGATGGCGTGCGGACCATCGACGCGAACAGCCTCATCGGGTTGATCGCGTTTCCATCCATGCACACGGTCATGGCCGCGATGGCGGTCTGGTACGCACGGCGAACCGCGATATTCTGGCCACTCGCGATTCTAAACCTTGCGATGATTCCCGCCATCCTAGTCCATGGCGGCCACCACCTGGTCGACGTGCTGGGTGGGCTGGCTCTGTTCGCCATGGTCGCTTGGCGAGTCGCCCGACTGGTGCCAGACGAACCGTTGGCCCCTGCGCTTCAGGTCCAGACAGCCTCCGGAGGCAGGCTCATCAGGATTGCGTCGATATTGCCTCCTGTCTTCAGGCCGAACAGCGTGCCGCGGTCGTAG
- a CDS encoding peptidylprolyl isomerase produces the protein MIRTLPLALLALLAVLALAALLALAAPALAADPAPAPSEIVAAAPKADWMAIPASDLLVMDLAPDVKGKPRRVVIQLMSPPFSQGWIGNIRKLAAAHWWDGLSINRVQDNYVAQWGDADGEDKAKAKALPVGLAVVPASEYIHFANDMSDMALPRLAQPFDVRVLPDPYAGYGFVHFESGWPTGRNSAGEVWPVHCYGMVGVGRNLSPDTGSGAELYTVIGHAPRHLDRNIALVGRVIEGIEHLSSLPRGTGALGFYETPGERTKILSIRLGTEVAALPAYEYLATESETFARYADARANRRDPFFIKPAGGADICNIPVPVRRAK, from the coding sequence ATGATCCGAACACTCCCCCTCGCCCTCCTCGCCCTCCTCGCCGTCCTCGCCCTCGCCGCCCTCCTCGCCCTCGCCGCCCCCGCACTCGCCGCCGATCCCGCCCCCGCCCCAAGCGAAATCGTCGCCGCTGCGCCCAAGGCGGATTGGATGGCAATCCCGGCGTCGGACCTGCTGGTGATGGACCTCGCCCCGGACGTGAAGGGCAAGCCCCGCCGCGTGGTAATCCAACTGATGTCGCCGCCGTTCTCCCAAGGCTGGATCGGCAACATCCGCAAACTCGCCGCCGCGCACTGGTGGGACGGGCTGAGCATCAACCGGGTGCAGGACAACTACGTCGCCCAGTGGGGAGATGCCGATGGCGAGGACAAAGCGAAGGCGAAGGCGTTGCCGGTGGGTTTGGCAGTCGTCCCGGCGAGCGAATACATACACTTTGCCAACGACATGTCCGACATGGCTCTGCCACGCCTTGCGCAACCTTTCGATGTGCGAGTGCTTCCCGACCCCTACGCCGGATATGGATTCGTGCATTTTGAAAGCGGGTGGCCCACCGGCCGAAACAGCGCGGGCGAGGTATGGCCCGTCCACTGCTACGGTATGGTCGGCGTCGGGCGGAACCTCTCGCCCGACACCGGCTCGGGCGCCGAGCTCTACACCGTGATCGGCCACGCCCCGCGCCATCTCGACCGCAACATCGCGCTGGTCGGGAGAGTGATCGAGGGGATCGAGCACCTCTCCAGCTTGCCGCGCGGGACCGGCGCGCTGGGGTTCTACGAGACGCCCGGGGAGCGGACCAAAATCCTCTCGATCCGCCTCGGCACCGAAGTCGCCGCCCTGCCCGCCTACGAATACCTCGCGACCGAAAGCGAGACCTTCGCCCGCTACGCCGACGCCCGCGCCAACCGCCGCGACCCGTTCTTCATCAAGCCTGCGGGCGGGGCCGACATCTGCAACATTCCGGTGCCGGTCCGGCGAGCGAAATGA
- a CDS encoding metallopeptidase family protein: MSRSFGTAPTLDEIEALARAVMARLPEPFSSQLREILLRVEDFADDKTLAELGIEDAFELTGVYEGLPLGQKEGGVSGTLPDRIRLFREPILDEWISRGDETLEQLVAHVLIHEVGHHFGLSDADMEALEEQT, translated from the coding sequence ATGAGCCGCAGCTTCGGAACCGCTCCCACGCTCGACGAGATAGAGGCTCTGGCCCGCGCCGTTATGGCGCGGCTCCCAGAGCCTTTTTCGTCGCAGTTGCGGGAAATCCTCCTGCGGGTCGAAGACTTCGCCGATGACAAGACGCTGGCCGAACTGGGCATCGAGGACGCGTTCGAGCTGACGGGCGTGTACGAGGGACTGCCGTTGGGCCAAAAGGAAGGCGGCGTTTCGGGCACGCTACCCGACCGCATCCGCCTGTTCCGCGAGCCGATCCTCGACGAATGGATTTCGCGTGGGGATGAGACGCTAGAGCAGCTGGTGGCGCACGTGCTGATCCACGAGGTGGGCCACCACTTCGGGCTGAGCGATGCGGACATGGAGGCGCTGGAAGAGCAAACTTAG
- a CDS encoding glycine zipper domain-containing protein: MFRKSTALAALALAGASFAIATPAEARCGRYVSKTTGTLLGAGGGALLGGILTHGSTGPIVGAAAGGLAGHEISKKNLRKCRYRRTYRRR; the protein is encoded by the coding sequence ATGTTTCGCAAATCGACAGCCTTGGCTGCACTGGCGCTCGCCGGTGCGAGCTTCGCCATCGCAACCCCCGCCGAAGCGCGCTGCGGCCGCTACGTGAGCAAGACCACCGGGACGCTGCTCGGCGCCGGCGGCGGCGCGCTGCTGGGCGGCATCCTGACCCACGGGAGCACCGGCCCCATCGTCGGCGCCGCCGCGGGCGGGCTTGCCGGGCATGAGATCTCGAAGAAGAACCTGCGCAAGTGCCGCTATCGCCGCACTTATCGCCGCCGTTGA
- a CDS encoding acetyl-CoA C-acetyltransferase, which yields MPETSRQNGLRRAAIVSPIRTAVGKFGGALSSMTPGDLGAVVLKALIERTQIDPARVDDVIFAQGYGNAEAPAIGHWSWLAAGLPLEVPGYQLDRRCGSGLQAVINAAMMVQTGASDVVVAGGCESMSNVEHYTTDLRNGVRAGNVTLHDRLTRGRLMSQPVERFGVISGMIETAENLAKDYGISREACDAYAARSHQRAAAAWNQHLFDDELVPVSVKQKKGDPVIFAHDEGYRADATAESLAKLRPLEGGVVTAGNASQQNDAAAACLVVAEDKLEELGLTPDAWYVASAAAGCDPSRMGIGPVPATERLFARTGLGWDDIDLVELNEAFAPQVLAVLKGWGWSNDDSRHEILNVNGSGISLGHPIGATGGRILANLTRELHRRSGRYGLETMCVGGGQGLAAVFERAA from the coding sequence ATGCCTGAAACGTCCCGCCAAAACGGCCTTCGCCGCGCCGCCATCGTCAGCCCGATCCGCACCGCGGTGGGCAAGTTCGGGGGCGCATTGTCGTCGATGACCCCCGGCGACCTGGGTGCGGTGGTCCTCAAGGCATTGATCGAACGCACGCAGATCGATCCGGCGCGGGTCGACGACGTGATTTTCGCGCAGGGTTATGGCAACGCCGAGGCCCCGGCGATCGGCCACTGGTCATGGCTGGCCGCGGGGCTGCCCTTGGAAGTGCCGGGCTATCAGCTCGACCGACGTTGCGGATCGGGCCTGCAGGCGGTGATCAACGCCGCCATGATGGTTCAGACGGGCGCTTCCGACGTGGTCGTCGCGGGCGGCTGCGAGAGCATGTCCAACGTCGAGCATTACACCACCGACCTGCGCAACGGTGTTCGCGCGGGCAACGTCACCCTGCACGACCGCCTCACCCGCGGCCGTCTGATGAGCCAGCCGGTCGAGCGCTTCGGGGTGATCAGCGGAATGATCGAGACCGCCGAGAACCTCGCCAAGGACTATGGCATCAGCCGCGAGGCCTGCGACGCCTATGCCGCGCGCAGCCACCAGCGCGCCGCCGCCGCGTGGAACCAGCACCTGTTCGACGACGAACTGGTCCCGGTCAGCGTCAAGCAGAAGAAGGGCGATCCGGTGATCTTCGCCCACGACGAAGGCTATCGCGCCGATGCGACCGCCGAATCGCTCGCCAAGCTGCGTCCTCTGGAAGGCGGCGTGGTCACTGCAGGCAACGCCAGCCAGCAGAACGACGCCGCCGCCGCCTGCCTGGTGGTGGCCGAGGACAAGCTCGAGGAGCTCGGCCTGACCCCCGACGCCTGGTACGTCGCCTCCGCCGCCGCGGGCTGCGATCCCAGCCGCATGGGTATCGGCCCGGTCCCCGCCACCGAACGCCTGTTCGCGCGTACGGGGCTGGGCTGGGACGACATCGACCTGGTCGAACTCAACGAGGCGTTCGCCCCTCAGGTGCTGGCGGTGCTCAAGGGCTGGGGCTGGAGCAACGACGACAGCCGCCACGAAATCCTCAACGTCAATGGCTCCGGGATCAGCCTGGGCCATCCGATCGGCGCCACCGGCGGGCGCATCCTCGCCAACCTGACCCGCGAACTCCACCGCCGCAGCGGGCGCTATGGCCTGGAGACGATGTGCGTCGGCGGCGGCCAGGGGCTCGCCGCGGTGTTCGAGCGCGCAGCCTGA
- a CDS encoding CoA transferase, which yields MYDLLSGLTVVEVSSFVASPTIGLYLAQMGAEVIKVDQIGGGQDFRRWPVTEDNHSLAWENLNRAKKSVALDLSSKAGRAVLVDLIRKVGVLVTNLPAGGFLSHETLAADCPGLITVRVMGWPDGSIALDYTANAAVGYPSLTGPLEDERPVNHVLPAWDLLTGAYGAFALLAALRRRDATGQGGEVRLPLTDIAMGSAANLGRIAEVLHTGQDRVRLGNGVFGTIGRDFVTRDGQRTMIVAINERQWQGLVRALDITEGLASIERERGVSFAGDDGVRFSNRDAIYALIEAAFAARDHADLAAAFDANGVVHSGYQTMVEAVADPRLVTENPLFAMSTDNPSGFAYPAAGALATLAGEARLAPAPAPQIGADSEAVLGEVLGYSASEIARLVDTGLVATTNEA from the coding sequence ATGTACGATCTTCTCTCCGGGCTGACCGTCGTCGAGGTCTCCAGCTTCGTCGCGTCGCCGACGATCGGGCTGTACCTTGCGCAGATGGGCGCCGAGGTGATCAAGGTCGATCAGATCGGCGGAGGGCAGGATTTCCGCCGCTGGCCGGTTACCGAGGACAACCACTCGCTGGCGTGGGAGAACCTCAATCGCGCGAAGAAGTCGGTCGCGCTCGACCTTTCCTCGAAAGCGGGCCGCGCGGTGCTGGTCGATCTGATCCGCAAGGTGGGCGTGCTCGTAACCAATCTGCCCGCGGGAGGCTTTCTCTCGCATGAGACGCTCGCCGCGGACTGTCCTGGGCTGATCACCGTGCGCGTGATGGGCTGGCCCGATGGCTCGATCGCGCTCGACTACACCGCCAACGCCGCGGTCGGCTATCCCTCGCTGACCGGCCCGCTCGAGGACGAGCGCCCGGTCAACCACGTCTTACCGGCGTGGGACCTGCTGACGGGGGCCTATGGCGCGTTCGCGCTGCTCGCCGCGCTACGCCGCCGCGACGCCACCGGCCAGGGCGGCGAGGTGCGCCTGCCGCTGACCGACATCGCGATGGGCAGCGCCGCCAACCTCGGCCGCATCGCCGAAGTGCTGCACACCGGGCAGGACCGGGTGCGACTGGGCAACGGCGTGTTCGGCACGATCGGCCGCGATTTCGTCACCCGCGACGGCCAGCGCACCATGATCGTCGCGATCAACGAGCGCCAGTGGCAGGGCCTGGTCCGCGCGCTCGATATCACCGAGGGCCTGGCCTCGATCGAGCGAGAGCGCGGGGTGAGCTTTGCCGGCGACGACGGGGTGCGCTTCAGCAACCGCGACGCGATCTATGCCCTGATCGAGGCGGCGTTCGCGGCGCGCGATCACGCCGATCTGGCCGCCGCCTTCGATGCCAACGGAGTGGTCCACAGCGGCTATCAGACGATGGTCGAGGCGGTTGCCGATCCGCGCCTGGTCACGGAGAATCCGCTGTTCGCGATGAGCACCGATAATCCTTCCGGCTTCGCATATCCGGCTGCCGGCGCATTGGCCACGCTAGCGGGCGAGGCGCGGTTGGCGCCGGCTCCGGCGCCGCAGATCGGGGCGGATAGCGAAGCGGTGCTGGGCGAAGTGCTTGGCTATTCTGCCAGCGAGATCGCCCGGCTGGTCGATACCGGACTGGTCGCAACCACCAATGAAGCCTGA